The Bernardetia sp. ABR2-2B DNA window TGGCAGAGTTTTAAGAACCAAATAACTCAATAAGCTATTCATTTCTTTACTCTATTCTATTAAAAATTTTGATTGATAATGATTTATTGTTGTTCCTGATTAGTAGGCAGCTATTTAGCATCTTGACTCATATCTTGACGCTCTACCGAAACCTTTTCGGACTTTAACGTTACGTCCTCTGTATGAATTTCTTGTTTTTGTGTTTTGGTAATATGTATTTCTTCTACCAAAAGTGTCTTTTTTTGCACCACAACAACCTCTTTTAAAACTGATACAATGGTTGTGTCGCCTTCTTGACGAATGGCAGCAGGATTCTGCTCAACATATTTGTTGATAGCCTTGCGCTCTACTTGTACCTCTGTATGATTGATAGGTACTTCTACTTTACTTTTTTGCTCATCTACTTTTTTGATGATTTGTACCTTTCCAGATTCTATTATTTCCTTTTCTATATGGATTTTTTCCTCCATTACAGGAATAATAACTTCCTCTCCCTCTTGATATATTTTATCAAAACCATTTTGCAGAACAGATTTTTCATCATGTCCTTCACGATTGCTTATATCTGCTTGTTTCTCTCCCTTATTTTGAGGTTGATTTTGAGATGTAAGAGTTTTGTTTGGTTTAGAAATAGAATCTAAGTTAGTAGGCATAAAAGATTAAACTAAAAAAATAAGAATTAAAAAAATGATAACAAATTAAATGTTATATGTATATTGTAATTGTGTGTTTGTTATGTAATTCTTACTATATATACTAATTTACTCTATATTTTGTTTAAATAAATTTCAATTTTCCTATTTGCAGAGAGTTTAGAAGAAATTAAAGTTGTGTGATAAGCCTATTATTTTTTGTAATTTTACCAATCAAGTAATTACAATAGTTCGTTTGTAGGTCAAAGGTTCGCCTTTGACATCTGATATTTCAAAAATATATGCAGCTTCTAAGATTAGAAATAAAAGGATTTAAAAGTTTTGGAGATAAAGTAGTCGTTCGTTTCGACGAAGGAATTACTGGTGTCGTAGGACCGAATGGTTGTGGCAAATCAAATATTATTGATGCCATGCGTTGGGTTTTGGGTGAGCATAGAACTCGTCATTTGCGTTCTGATAAAATGTCAAACATTATCTTCAATGGAACAGCCAAAAGAAATGCTGCCGATGCTGCTGAAGTTTCTTTATATTTTGATAATAATAGAGCATTACTTCCACCAGAATATAAAGAAGTCTGTATCACAAGGCGTTATACTCGTAGTGGTTCTAGCGAATATTTTTTGAATGGAACACCTTGTCGTCGAAAAGATATTACCAATCTTTTGATGAATACAGGTGCAACATCGAATAGTTATGCCATCATTGAGCTAAAAATGGTCGATGATATTCTGACCGATAGAGAAAATGCAAGAAAAGTAATGTTTGAAGAAGCTGCTGGAGTGGCACAGTTCAAACAGCGCAAAAAAGAAACCTTAGCAAAACTTGAAGCTACGTTGTCAGATTTGGAGCGTGTAGAGGATTTGATGCACGAGATAGAAAAAAACATGAAGGGTTTGGAACGCCAAGCCAAACAAGCCGAAAAATATTTTTCTACAAAAGAAGCCTACGAAAAGTTTAGTATTGCACTAGCAAAACGCCAAGTAAAATCAAATTCAGATGATTTTGTAGAACTCAATACTCAAATCAATGAAATCTTAGCCCAAAAAGAAACGCTTACTAAAGAACAAGAAGATTTAGAAAAATCTATTGAAGAGCAAAAGAATACAGCAACAGAACAAGAAAAAATTATCTCTGAAAAGAAACGTTATTTGTCTTCACAAATTGAAAAAATAAATCATCTTCAAAACGAAAAAGTTAGAAACGAAGACAGAACACAGTTTTTGAGTAAAAATAGAAATCAAATTGAAGAGCAATTATTAGAAGATGAATCTGGCACAAAACAAGCAGGACAGAGCTTAGAGAGTTTGCAGCAAAATTTGGAAAGTCAAGAAAAGCAATTTTTGGAAACTCAAAGTATTTTAGAGAATTTCAAAAAATCACACGCAGAAGAAAAAGTAAGAACTGAAAACCTTAGAAGTGCGATGCAAGCAGCACAAGAAAAATTCAAAACGCTGCAAAATGATATTCTTATTCTTCAAAAAGAAATTGAATTAAAAGAAAACCAGCAAAGTGGCTCAAAACAAGAAAATGACCAAATTGCGCTAGATTTTTCTGGACAGGCTGATGAGCTACAAATTACATTGAAGAAAGTTGGGGAAATTGAAAATGAGCTAAAAGATAGAAATACAGAAATATCAAAACTTGAAGAACTTGAAGCCGAACGAACACAAAAAATAACTTCACTAACTACTCAAATTGAATCTCTAAAAGAACAAATAGGAACAAAACAAAGACAGGAAAGTAGCTTGAAAGCAGAACAAAACCTAACAAAATCACTTGTTGAGAATATGGAGGGTTTTTCGAATGCTTTGAAATTTTTGAATAACTCATTAGACAAAGAAAATTCTTGGTCTGAAAATGCAGTTCTCTTAGCTGATATTTTTACAGCAAAAGATGATTACAATGATGCTCTACTTTCAATTTTAGAGCCGTATCTCAATTTTTATGTCGTTCAGACAGAAAGTGAAGCACGAAAAGCTATTTCTTTACTCTCAGAAAATGAACAGGGAAAAGCTAACTTTTTTATCTTAGACAAATTAGAAAACGTAATTCCAAACCTTCCTCCGATTGATAATGCCGTTGCAGCTTTGGCAGTCATTGAGTTTGATGAATCGTACAAAAAACTGGCATATTCGTTATTTCACAATGTGTATTTTAGTGAAAATGATAATTCAAATGATGTAGAAGGTTTTACGATTGCCCTAAAAAATGGCGAGTTTGTAGCTCGTAATGGTGGAAACTGGACAGGAGGAAAAGGAAAAGAAAATGCAAATCAAAATTCTCAACTGGGCAGAAAGCAGCGTTTGGAAGAATTAGACAAAGAAATTATAACTATTGAAAAAGAAATTACTGATTTAGAGAATCAAAGAAATGAATTTTTATCGCAAGTAGAAAATTTGAAAGAACAATCTAAGTTTGAAGAGCTGAGAGAATTGAAGAATGAAACTAATCACGTTTCACAACGAAAAATATCGCTTCAAGCCAAAGCCGAACAGATGCAAGAAAATGTTAGACGAAGCGAAGAGCGCAAACAAGCAGCACAAGAACGTTTGAGTATTTTGGCAGAACAGATTGAAAAATTAAAGCCAAAAATCAGTCAGA harbors:
- a CDS encoding YsnF/AvaK domain-containing protein encodes the protein MPTNLDSISKPNKTLTSQNQPQNKGEKQADISNREGHDEKSVLQNGFDKIYQEGEEVIIPVMEEKIHIEKEIIESGKVQIIKKVDEQKSKVEVPINHTEVQVERKAINKYVEQNPAAIRQEGDTTIVSVLKEVVVVQKKTLLVEEIHITKTQKQEIHTEDVTLKSEKVSVERQDMSQDAK
- the smc gene encoding chromosome segregation protein SMC — translated: MQLLRLEIKGFKSFGDKVVVRFDEGITGVVGPNGCGKSNIIDAMRWVLGEHRTRHLRSDKMSNIIFNGTAKRNAADAAEVSLYFDNNRALLPPEYKEVCITRRYTRSGSSEYFLNGTPCRRKDITNLLMNTGATSNSYAIIELKMVDDILTDRENARKVMFEEAAGVAQFKQRKKETLAKLEATLSDLERVEDLMHEIEKNMKGLERQAKQAEKYFSTKEAYEKFSIALAKRQVKSNSDDFVELNTQINEILAQKETLTKEQEDLEKSIEEQKNTATEQEKIISEKKRYLSSQIEKINHLQNEKVRNEDRTQFLSKNRNQIEEQLLEDESGTKQAGQSLESLQQNLESQEKQFLETQSILENFKKSHAEEKVRTENLRSAMQAAQEKFKTLQNDILILQKEIELKENQQSGSKQENDQIALDFSGQADELQITLKKVGEIENELKDRNTEISKLEELEAERTQKITSLTTQIESLKEQIGTKQRQESSLKAEQNLTKSLVENMEGFSNALKFLNNSLDKENSWSENAVLLADIFTAKDDYNDALLSILEPYLNFYVVQTESEARKAISLLSENEQGKANFFILDKLENVIPNLPPIDNAVAALAVIEFDESYKKLAYSLFHNVYFSENDNSNDVEGFTIALKNGEFVARNGGNWTGGKGKENANQNSQLGRKQRLEELDKEIITIEKEITDLENQRNEFLSQVENLKEQSKFEELRELKNETNHVSQRKISLQAKAEQMQENVRRSEERKQAAQERLSILAEQIEKLKPKISQKKEEVIEAERAYYDLNDKYSIQNERFGEIAEELQEKNMNFIQFENKLENLKQEIKFKQTSLLTGKERITQSQVQLQEIAEEVSQLKEKIASQIEEIASLEEIKVDLQGDLSEIESQFYKLREEITRVEKVIKELQRQRENCDTRTMSFQNKLNETKLKLTATRERLSAEFEIELTDELLEAQTEEDELPDETLIDEIEAAKRRLQRIGTINATAKEAYDEIKGRHDFITEQRSDLFDAQKLLEDTIAELDEAAKTAFLDAFNQIRENFIRVFRSLFSEEDNCDLVLSNPEDPLESKIEIIAQPKGKRPLTIKQLSGGEKTLTAVALLFALYLLRPAPFCIFDEVDAPLDDANIDKFNRIIKKFAEEVQFIIVTHNKRTMVSTDVVYGVTMPEIGVSKVLPVDLKGILVE